Proteins encoded by one window of Homo sapiens chromosome 10, GRCh38.p14 Primary Assembly:
- the CALML5 gene encoding calmodulin-like protein 5: MAGELTPEEEAQYKKAFSAVDTDGNGTINAQELGAALKATGKNLSEAQLRKLISEVDSDGDGEISFQEFLTAAKKARAGLEDLQVAFRAFDQDGDGHITVDELRRAMAGLGQPLPQEELDAMIREADVDQDGRVNYEEFARMLAQE, encoded by the coding sequence ATGGCCGGTGAGCTGACTCCTGAGGAGGAGGCCCAGTACAAAAAGGCTTTCTCCGCGGTTGACACGGATGGAAACGGCACCATCAATGCCCAGGAGCTGGGCGCGGCGCTGAAGGCCACGGGCAAGAACCTCTCGGAGGCCCAGCTAAGGAAACTCATCTCCGAGGTTGACAGCGACGGCGACGGCGAAATCAGCTTCCAGGAGTTCCTGACGGCGGCGAAGAAGGCCAGGGCCGGCCTGGAGGACCTGCAGGTCGCCTTCCGCGCCTTCGACCAGGATGGCGACGGCCACATCACCGTGGACGAGCTCAGGCGGGCCATGGCGGGGCTGGGGCAGCCGCTGCCGCAGGAGGAGCTGGACGCCATGATCCGCGAGGCCGACGTGGACCAGGACGGGCGGGTGAACTACGAGGAGTTCGCGAGGATGCTCGCCCAGGAGTGA